In Streptomyces sp. NBC_01439, the following are encoded in one genomic region:
- a CDS encoding peptide ligase PGM1-related protein: MRFVSRDDLRGGAVLPLDTVGGPAGMWVVEECLDVAESVSIQLEVTKSATHALFSGAMRTAHGSFTGYASPLPSSCAHVTDELEEWGTALGRHLADHGYAGPCGLDALVDVDGVAYASESNIRRTATTTPHTMVTRLTAGPANTHPAWSVSKGGTRDPVDFEGALARLRASRLVFDPERGEGVVLYADAPPDGRSWRYAVIARSAGDVEEQEAALAEVLEFEGG, translated from the coding sequence ATGCGCTTCGTGTCCCGCGACGATCTGAGGGGCGGGGCGGTACTGCCGCTCGACACGGTCGGTGGGCCCGCGGGCATGTGGGTGGTGGAGGAGTGCCTGGACGTGGCCGAATCGGTGAGCATCCAACTGGAGGTCACCAAGTCAGCGACACACGCGCTGTTCAGCGGAGCGATGCGTACGGCTCATGGGTCCTTCACGGGGTACGCCTCCCCGTTGCCGTCCTCCTGCGCGCACGTGACCGACGAGCTCGAGGAGTGGGGGACGGCCCTGGGCCGCCACCTGGCCGATCACGGCTACGCCGGCCCGTGCGGACTCGACGCGCTGGTGGACGTAGACGGCGTGGCGTACGCGAGCGAGAGCAATATCCGTCGTACGGCCACCACCACACCGCACACCATGGTCACCCGGCTGACGGCGGGACCGGCCAACACGCACCCGGCATGGTCGGTGTCGAAGGGCGGGACACGCGATCCCGTGGACTTCGAAGGAGCCCTCGCCCGGCTGCGCGCTTCCCGCCTCGTGTTCGATCCGGAGCGCGGCGAGGGCGTGGTTCTGTACGCGGACGCGCCGCCCGACGGCCGTTCCTGGCGGTACGCGGTGATCGCCAGGAGTGCTGGAGATGTGGAGGAGCAGGAAGCCGCGTTGGCCGAGGTTCTCGAATTCGAGGGCGGCTGA
- a CDS encoding DUF6479 family protein yields the protein MTAIETLAAEGRASLFLIFAGVVLVVLLIGAFWYRSRRRRREAPPAERNPVAQRREDSWQTPEEQARDQKDQEHPRP from the coding sequence ATCACTGCCATCGAAACGCTCGCGGCCGAAGGCCGGGCCTCACTCTTCCTCATCTTCGCCGGAGTGGTCCTGGTCGTCCTTCTGATCGGTGCCTTCTGGTACAGGAGCCGGCGCAGGCGCCGGGAGGCACCGCCCGCCGAGCGGAACCCTGTCGCACAGCGCCGCGAGGACTCCTGGCAGACCCCGGAAGAGCAGGCACGCGATCAGAAAGACCAGGAGCATCCCCGCCCGTGA
- a CDS encoding hemerythrin domain-containing protein — translation MDGIVLLKEDHKTVEKLFKQFEKAGDDAHAEKRKIADKVIDELTTHTWIEEKIFYPAAREAAPDTKDHVLESIEEHHVVLWMLSELKDLDAADERFDAKMSVLMENVRHHVEEEEKEWFPEVRKAMGRNRLTELGEQMEAAKKRAPGEPLVVPSAKH, via the coding sequence GTGGACGGGATCGTGCTGCTCAAGGAAGACCACAAGACGGTCGAGAAGCTGTTCAAGCAGTTCGAGAAAGCCGGCGACGACGCTCATGCAGAGAAGCGGAAGATCGCCGACAAGGTGATCGACGAGCTGACCACGCACACGTGGATCGAGGAGAAGATCTTCTACCCGGCCGCCCGGGAGGCGGCACCCGACACCAAGGACCATGTCTTGGAGAGCATCGAGGAGCACCACGTCGTTCTGTGGATGCTCTCCGAGCTCAAAGACCTGGACGCGGCCGACGAGCGGTTCGACGCCAAGATGAGCGTGCTGATGGAAAACGTGCGGCACCACGTCGAGGAGGAGGAGAAGGAGTGGTTCCCCGAGGTCCGCAAGGCCATGGGACGTAACCGCCTCACCGAACTCGGCGAACAGATGGAGGCGGCGAAGAAGAGGGCTCCGGGCGAGCCCCTGGTTGTGCCGAGCGCCAAGCACTGA
- a CDS encoding aromatic acid exporter family protein, which produces MRGAGSERDEVLLGAETVIAAMAAWVLARYLLPPSVATFAPFTALVSLQATVDRSVRDCLQYVLAMTAGATLAATLAAVAGIHGWTFGLLTLIALCIGRIRHLGRQGTPVAIVSFFAFSSGQGQIDYIGHLVASVGIGALYGLAAHLVPAPARHTGHQQQAVTALYVAMTQRLNDLADTLEAEAPDRDRLRQWRRDWRRLSAECERIRHTIEAEIENGRMNPRRTVSGSGEALPRAR; this is translated from the coding sequence GTGCGGGGAGCCGGGAGCGAGCGTGACGAGGTACTGCTCGGTGCCGAGACCGTGATCGCGGCGATGGCGGCCTGGGTGCTGGCCCGCTACCTGCTGCCACCGTCGGTCGCGACGTTCGCGCCGTTCACCGCGCTGGTGTCACTCCAGGCGACCGTGGACCGCTCGGTTCGCGACTGCCTCCAGTACGTGCTGGCGATGACAGCGGGAGCCACGCTCGCCGCCACCCTGGCGGCCGTCGCCGGCATCCACGGCTGGACGTTCGGCCTCCTCACCCTGATCGCGCTCTGCATCGGCAGGATCCGGCACCTCGGCCGGCAGGGCACCCCGGTCGCCATCGTCAGCTTCTTCGCGTTCTCCTCCGGCCAAGGACAGATCGACTACATCGGCCACCTGGTCGCGTCCGTCGGCATCGGCGCGCTCTACGGCCTCGCCGCCCACCTCGTCCCTGCTCCCGCCCGGCACACCGGCCATCAGCAACAAGCCGTCACCGCTCTCTACGTCGCCATGACCCAGCGCCTCAACGACCTCGCCGACACCCTCGAAGCGGAGGCTCCCGACCGGGATCGGCTGCGTCAGTGGCGCCGCGACTGGCGCAGGCTGTCCGCCGAGTGCGAGCGCATCCGCCACACCATCGAAGCCGAGATCGAAAACGGCCGCATGAACCCGCGCCGAACCGTCAGCGGCTCCGGCGAGGCCCTCCCCCGCGCCCGGTAA
- a CDS encoding ATP-binding protein, translated as MGAPVLNQPVPRTGQPATAARDAARAFLHRAAQVRPPAHASNADSVLLVVTELVTNALRYTGGPCALHLELHGDHLEICVTDTSPCRPQPRPPHTDGTGGWGWLLINNLTTHVHIEPTPEGGKTIYAHSPW; from the coding sequence ATGGGCGCACCCGTCCTCAATCAGCCCGTGCCCCGCACCGGTCAGCCCGCGACAGCCGCACGCGACGCCGCTCGCGCCTTCCTCCACCGCGCCGCCCAGGTCAGACCCCCTGCCCATGCCTCGAACGCCGACAGCGTCCTCCTGGTCGTCACCGAGCTCGTCACCAACGCCCTCCGCTACACCGGGGGACCCTGCGCCCTCCACCTGGAGCTGCACGGAGATCACCTCGAGATCTGTGTCACCGACACCAGCCCCTGCAGGCCCCAGCCCCGGCCGCCCCACACGGACGGAACCGGCGGCTGGGGATGGCTGCTGATCAACAATCTCACCACCCACGTCCACATCGAACCCACCCCCGAGGGCGGCAAAACCATCTACGCCCACTCCCCTTGGTAG
- a CDS encoding alkaline shock response membrane anchor protein AmaP: protein MINRVLLALTGIVLLGAGILVLAGGFNLYQRWQVAPPDGWPLTDPYGVPLDDTDRTRWTDQDWWWPAVIAALALITLLALWWLLAQLRRTHPGNLPVGAPTAVDGVELREHALSDALAADTRHLTGVHEAHARMAGSSRHPEAHLDLTLAPDSDPATVLADLCDGPLDQARQSLGRPLPARARLQVSPHKARRAS from the coding sequence GTGATCAACCGAGTCCTGCTGGCGCTGACGGGCATCGTCCTGCTCGGCGCAGGCATCCTGGTCCTGGCGGGCGGATTCAACCTGTACCAGCGCTGGCAGGTGGCTCCTCCCGACGGCTGGCCGCTGACCGACCCGTACGGTGTGCCGCTGGACGACACCGACCGCACCCGTTGGACAGATCAAGACTGGTGGTGGCCTGCGGTCATCGCCGCCTTGGCCCTCATCACCCTGCTCGCCCTGTGGTGGCTCCTGGCGCAACTCCGCCGTACACACCCCGGGAATCTCCCCGTTGGTGCCCCCACCGCCGTGGACGGCGTGGAACTGCGCGAGCACGCCCTCAGCGACGCTCTGGCGGCGGACACCCGCCACCTGACAGGCGTCCACGAGGCTCACGCACGGATGGCCGGCTCCTCCCGCCACCCGGAGGCCCACCTCGACCTCACCCTTGCCCCCGACAGCGACCCCGCCACCGTCCTGGCAGACCTCTGCGACGGACCGCTGGACCAGGCCCGCCAGTCCCTCGGCCGCCCCCTTCCCGCAAGGGCCCGACTCCAGGTGTCCCCCCACAAAGCCCGCCGCGCCAGCTAG
- a CDS encoding DUF6286 domain-containing protein, translating to MTTARTGRQDKEPAGHRSQPRTPRPWSARRIPSALTALVVGAAAAILLFDVAAVRAGQQAAAWRTRLADELAQRPLDDPWVQACAAAISVLGLCLIVLAVTPGLRHRLPLKTPDTQIHAVLDRDAAGLLLRDAAMRVPGVSAARIRVRRNRVRARADVRFRAPDDVRADLVLALQQELDRLALAHPARLGVRVRPRRK from the coding sequence GTGACCACCGCCCGCACCGGGCGGCAGGACAAGGAGCCAGCGGGGCACCGCTCGCAGCCGAGAACCCCACGCCCGTGGTCCGCCCGTCGGATCCCCTCGGCGCTGACAGCGCTGGTCGTCGGTGCCGCAGCCGCGATCCTCCTGTTCGATGTCGCCGCGGTCCGCGCCGGACAGCAAGCTGCCGCCTGGCGTACGCGCCTGGCCGACGAACTGGCCCAACGTCCCCTGGACGACCCGTGGGTGCAGGCCTGTGCCGCCGCCATCTCCGTCCTCGGCCTGTGCCTGATCGTCCTCGCCGTCACCCCGGGCCTGCGTCACCGACTCCCCCTCAAAACCCCCGACACACAGATACACGCCGTCCTCGACCGCGACGCGGCAGGACTCCTTCTGCGGGACGCCGCCATGCGCGTCCCCGGCGTCAGCGCCGCCAGGATCCGGGTCCGCAGGAACCGCGTCAGGGCCCGCGCGGATGTGCGTTTCCGTGCCCCTGACGACGTCAGGGCCGACCTCGTACTCGCCCTGCAGCAGGAACTCGACCGACTCGCCCTCGCTCACCCCGCTCGGCTTGGCGTTCGTGTACGCCCACGCCGGAAATGA
- a CDS encoding Asp23/Gls24 family envelope stress response protein: MAVPGQGEGGGTAPEARGRTTIADSVVEKIAGMATREVPGIHSLGSGMARKVGAVTDKVPGGRPSVTRGVKVEVGERQAAIDLDVVVEYGASIVDIAADVRTSVITAVERMTGLEVVEVNLTVDDVHLPYEEDEEDGESRVQ; encoded by the coding sequence ATGGCTGTGCCGGGCCAGGGCGAGGGCGGTGGGACGGCACCTGAGGCGCGGGGCCGGACGACGATCGCCGACAGCGTCGTCGAGAAGATCGCGGGAATGGCCACCCGCGAGGTGCCGGGTATCCACAGCCTCGGATCCGGAATGGCCCGCAAGGTGGGAGCGGTGACGGACAAGGTCCCGGGTGGCCGTCCCAGCGTGACCCGCGGCGTGAAGGTCGAGGTGGGCGAACGGCAGGCCGCCATCGATCTCGACGTGGTCGTGGAGTACGGCGCGTCCATCGTTGACATCGCTGCCGATGTCCGCACCAGCGTCATCACCGCCGTGGAGCGTATGACCGGCCTCGAGGTCGTCGAGGTGAACCTCACCGTCGACGACGTCCACCTGCCCTACGAAGAGGACGAAGAGGACGGAGAAAGCCGCGTGCAGTGA
- a CDS encoding RNA polymerase sigma factor has protein sequence MLAVRASEGDEDAFAVLVRRHSSRLLALAQHILGNPADAEDAVQEAFLSAWRRLPEYRHGALFGTWMYRIVTNRCLNILRHRPRPLPLDSVPEPAASDAGSSPPRAAETDAAAGALAQALMELRPELRACWVLRELHGLHYEEIALVVGSSEQTVRGRLSRARGTLMEAMRPWR, from the coding sequence ATGCTGGCAGTACGGGCTTCCGAGGGAGATGAAGACGCCTTCGCCGTGCTGGTGCGTCGCCACAGCAGCCGCCTGCTCGCTCTCGCCCAGCACATCCTCGGCAACCCGGCCGACGCCGAGGACGCCGTTCAGGAAGCCTTCCTCAGCGCCTGGAGACGGCTTCCGGAGTACCGCCACGGCGCTCTGTTCGGCACCTGGATGTACCGGATCGTAACGAACCGCTGCCTCAACATCCTGCGCCATCGACCACGCCCCCTGCCCCTGGACAGCGTTCCGGAACCTGCCGCCTCAGACGCCGGCAGTTCCCCGCCCCGCGCGGCCGAGACGGATGCGGCCGCAGGTGCGCTCGCGCAAGCGCTGATGGAACTGCGCCCGGAGCTGCGCGCATGCTGGGTACTGCGGGAACTGCACGGTCTGCACTACGAGGAAATCGCCTTGGTGGTCGGCAGCAGCGAGCAGACAGTGCGCGGCAGGCTCTCTCGCGCACGCGGCACCCTGATGGAGGCGATGCGCCCATGGCGCTAG
- a CDS encoding DUF6480 family protein, translating to MSAHVPGPGPQNTPQPYGGGVPPGETPPGESSTGSGAGPYRPLTRGWGKGPLLVICLVALACALFFLAYAVMLNV from the coding sequence ATGTCCGCACATGTTCCAGGCCCAGGCCCGCAGAACACACCCCAACCGTACGGCGGCGGTGTACCGCCGGGCGAGACTCCGCCAGGCGAGTCGAGCACCGGCTCCGGCGCGGGTCCCTACCGCCCCCTGACGCGGGGCTGGGGCAAGGGTCCCCTCCTGGTGATCTGCCTGGTGGCCCTGGCCTGCGCCCTCTTCTTCCTTGCCTACGCCGTCATGCTGAACGTCTGA
- a CDS encoding cofilin family protein, producing MSSPIALSESSLAALHHLREKREVNTVTLRYADVPGVLVAEIEGNLTHDELVQALPGDEPRLVLHELSFASTEGTRRNAQLLIFWMPPDASEQEEEYTAGYSALKEYLADVHVHLTARRTDQLEYRRLVALAG from the coding sequence GTGAGCAGCCCGATCGCCCTTTCGGAAAGCTCTCTTGCTGCCCTGCACCATCTGCGGGAGAAGCGGGAGGTCAACACCGTGACCCTTCGCTACGCGGATGTCCCGGGCGTCCTGGTCGCAGAGATCGAGGGGAACCTGACCCATGACGAGTTGGTACAGGCCCTGCCTGGGGACGAACCGCGGCTGGTCCTCCATGAGCTGTCCTTTGCCAGCACTGAGGGCACGCGAAGGAACGCGCAGCTGCTGATCTTCTGGATGCCGCCGGACGCCAGTGAGCAGGAGGAGGAGTACACGGCCGGGTACAGCGCCCTGAAGGAGTACCTCGCCGATGTCCACGTCCACCTCACCGCCAGACGGACCGACCAGCTCGAGTACCGAAGGCTCGTCGCCCTGGCCGGTTGA
- a CDS encoding isoamylase early set domain-containing protein: MLERKRLKGRTKVTFILPEDTPDGPVSVVGDFNHWNPAAHPLEPRGDGTRAATVALPAHSAHSFRYLAAGDYWFDDEHADSHDGTNSRLHT, translated from the coding sequence GTGCTCGAACGCAAGCGGCTCAAGGGCCGTACGAAGGTCACTTTCATCCTGCCCGAGGACACTCCGGACGGCCCCGTCAGTGTCGTCGGAGACTTCAACCACTGGAACCCCGCCGCCCACCCCCTGGAGCCCCGCGGGGACGGCACCCGCGCCGCAACCGTCGCGCTCCCCGCCCACAGCGCACACTCCTTCCGCTACCTCGCGGCCGGCGACTACTGGTTCGACGACGAACACGCCGACAGCCACGACGGCACCAACAGCCGCCTCCACACCTGA
- a CDS encoding HemK2/MTQ2 family protein methyltransferase, with the protein MPSTALSLDVLPPGLIALPTVYRPQADTRLLAASLAREALGPGTDVLEIGTGTGALALHAAGRGARVTAVDVSAMAVATARMNAWLHRLPLRVLHGDFATRTEGQRFDLVVANPPYVPAPDTRLPSRGPERAWDAGPDGRTVIDRICAQLPSLLRPGGALLMVHSGLCGAEETLSLLARRGLIADIADRACVPWGPVLRSRRAWLEARGLAAEAEEQEELVTIRAQRL; encoded by the coding sequence ATGCCGAGTACGGCCCTGTCCCTGGACGTGCTGCCTCCCGGTTTGATCGCGCTGCCGACGGTATACCGGCCACAGGCAGACACCCGGCTTCTCGCCGCTTCACTGGCCCGTGAGGCGCTCGGGCCCGGGACGGACGTCCTGGAGATCGGCACCGGCACGGGTGCTCTCGCCCTGCACGCGGCCGGCCGCGGTGCCAGGGTGACAGCGGTCGACGTATCCGCGATGGCCGTGGCCACGGCACGCATGAACGCCTGGCTGCACCGGCTACCCCTGCGCGTTCTGCACGGCGACTTCGCGACACGCACCGAAGGGCAACGCTTCGATCTGGTGGTCGCAAACCCGCCCTACGTACCCGCCCCGGACACGCGGCTGCCGTCGCGGGGCCCCGAGCGGGCCTGGGACGCGGGCCCGGACGGGCGGACGGTCATCGACCGCATATGTGCCCAGCTCCCTTCCCTGCTGCGCCCCGGCGGCGCGCTGCTCATGGTGCACTCCGGCCTGTGCGGTGCCGAGGAGACACTCTCCCTTCTGGCCCGCAGGGGGCTGATCGCGGACATCGCGGACAGAGCCTGCGTACCGTGGGGTCCCGTCCTGCGCTCCCGACGGGCCTGGCTCGAGGCACGGGGCCTGGCAGCTGAGGCCGAGGAGCAGGAAGAACTCGTGACGATCCGGGCTCAGCGCCTTTGA
- a CDS encoding DUF6479 family protein has product MTAIEPLAAEAQPSLFLIAAGVVLVVLLIGAFWYGSRRRRRAIAPPRPAEQNPLMQRREDSWQTPQEHAREEEKHRYPHP; this is encoded by the coding sequence ATGACTGCCATCGAACCCCTCGCTGCAGAAGCACAGCCGTCCCTCTTTCTCATCGCCGCCGGAGTGGTTCTGGTCGTCCTGCTGATCGGCGCGTTCTGGTACGGCAGCCGGCGGCGGCGCCGCGCCATTGCCCCGCCCCGGCCAGCTGAGCAGAACCCCCTGATGCAGCGCCGCGAGGACTCCTGGCAGACGCCGCAGGAGCATGCACGCGAAGAGGAGAAGCATCGGTATCCCCACCCGTGA
- a CDS encoding DoxX family membrane protein — MTVLRKLARPMLAAPLVTGGLRTLRRPEAAAEATRPVVRAVGKRIPALAGDPLQLVRVTGAIQTTAGLLFATGRAPRLAALTLAATLVPTSLTTHAFWTVEDPEERARQRALFLTDLSALGGLLIAAADTHGKPSLAYRSRHALDHRHPVKAVRRPVEAAAASTAHHAKAIAASLTGSH, encoded by the coding sequence ATGACTGTCCTACGAAAGCTCGCTCGCCCCATGCTCGCCGCCCCCCTCGTCACCGGCGGGCTACGCACCCTGCGCCGCCCCGAGGCCGCCGCCGAAGCCACCCGACCCGTCGTCCGGGCGGTCGGGAAGCGGATCCCCGCCCTCGCCGGGGATCCGCTCCAGCTGGTACGCGTCACCGGCGCGATCCAGACCACTGCGGGTCTGCTGTTCGCGACGGGGCGTGCGCCACGCCTGGCCGCGCTCACGCTCGCTGCCACGCTGGTACCGACTTCCCTCACCACTCATGCCTTCTGGACGGTGGAGGATCCGGAGGAGCGCGCCCGGCAGCGCGCTCTTTTCCTGACCGACCTCTCCGCACTGGGAGGGCTCCTCATCGCCGCCGCAGACACCCATGGCAAACCCTCGCTCGCCTACCGCTCCCGGCACGCACTCGACCACCGGCACCCCGTCAAGGCCGTCCGCCGCCCGGTCGAAGCGGCCGCCGCAAGTACGGCGCACCACGCCAAGGCCATCGCAGCCTCCCTCACCGGCTCCCACTGA
- a CDS encoding helix-turn-helix transcriptional regulator — protein MRHEGLTGGSWTFLTSHARVLLALARNPEVRLREVAETCVLTERTVQAIVADLEQEGYLTRVRNGRRNHYRISPGAQFRHPAEAGRDIEGLLALFADDPPATRTPRRS, from the coding sequence GTGCGCCACGAAGGACTTACCGGCGGGTCGTGGACGTTCCTGACCAGCCACGCCCGCGTTCTGCTCGCTCTCGCCCGCAACCCCGAAGTACGACTGCGGGAGGTCGCCGAGACCTGCGTGCTCACCGAGCGGACCGTCCAGGCGATCGTCGCGGACCTGGAGCAGGAGGGATACCTCACCCGGGTACGCAACGGACGACGCAACCACTACCGCATCAGCCCCGGCGCACAGTTCCGCCACCCCGCCGAAGCGGGCCGCGACATCGAGGGGCTCCTCGCCCTCTTCGCCGACGACCCGCCCGCGACCCGGACGCCACGGCGGAGCTGA